A DNA window from Halorubrum sp. DM2 contains the following coding sequences:
- a CDS encoding CDGSH iron-sulfur domain-containing protein, giving the protein MTREVTHEEDGPAILDESDMGDDGKIYVCRCGLSDSKPLCDGSHNATADEEAGVVYKYEGDDADGERREVGEKADDER; this is encoded by the coding sequence ATGACTCGGGAAGTGACACACGAGGAGGACGGGCCGGCGATACTCGACGAATCGGATATGGGAGACGACGGAAAGATCTACGTCTGTCGGTGCGGTCTCTCGGACTCGAAGCCGCTCTGTGACGGCTCGCACAACGCGACCGCGGACGAGGAAGCGGGCGTCGTGTACAAGTACGAAGGCGACGACGCCGACGGCGAGCGCCGCGAGGTCGGCGAGAAAGCAGACGACGAGAGGTGA
- the msrB gene encoding peptide-methionine (R)-S-oxide reductase MsrB — MSETSDSAADADPKELTDEEWRERLTDEEYRVLRESGTEAKFSGEYVDHHPDDGEYRCRACGTVLFEAETKYESGCGWPAFYAAEEESVTTTVDTSHGMSRTEVRCANCDSHLGHVFDDGPEPTGKRFCINSVAMEYDDE, encoded by the coding sequence ATGAGCGAGACGAGCGATTCGGCCGCGGACGCCGACCCGAAGGAACTGACCGACGAGGAGTGGCGCGAGCGGCTCACCGACGAGGAGTACCGCGTGTTACGCGAGAGCGGCACGGAGGCGAAGTTCTCGGGCGAGTACGTCGACCACCACCCCGACGACGGGGAGTACCGCTGTCGGGCCTGCGGGACCGTCCTCTTCGAGGCCGAGACGAAGTACGAGTCCGGTTGCGGCTGGCCCGCGTTCTACGCCGCCGAGGAGGAGTCGGTGACGACGACGGTCGACACCAGCCACGGAATGTCCCGCACCGAGGTCCGGTGTGCGAACTGCGACTCCCACCTCGGCCACGTGTTCGACGACGGGCCGGAGCCGACCGGGAAGCGGTTCTGTATCAACTCGGTCGCGATGGAGTACGACGACGAATAG
- a CDS encoding HAMP domain-containing sensor histidine kinase, producing MSDDADAEAGSGTVRVGGENVHAGDEAGPEERLKRQRDDLRLLNQVMRHDIRNDLQLVGAYAELLDDHVDEEGKEYLEVIKRNTQSAVSLTTTVRDLAEVMLRDDAEPSGVSLDHVLSQQVEEVRSAYSEAVFTVEGSFPAAEVVGDEMLSSVFRNLLRNAVQHNDETPPTVTVSATAEKADGVAEVRIADNGPGIPEDQRDEVFGKGEKGLDSPGAGIGLYLVRSLVEIYDGDVWIEDNEPKGTVFVVRLPLCDG from the coding sequence ATGAGCGACGACGCGGACGCCGAGGCGGGCAGCGGGACCGTTCGGGTCGGCGGCGAGAACGTTCATGCCGGCGACGAGGCGGGCCCGGAGGAGCGTCTCAAGCGCCAGCGCGACGACCTGCGACTGTTGAATCAGGTGATGCGTCACGATATCCGTAACGACCTCCAGCTCGTCGGCGCGTACGCCGAACTGCTCGACGACCACGTCGACGAGGAAGGGAAGGAGTATCTTGAGGTGATAAAACGGAACACCCAGAGCGCCGTCTCGCTCACCACGACCGTCCGCGACCTCGCGGAGGTGATGCTCCGGGACGACGCCGAGCCGAGCGGCGTCTCGCTCGATCACGTCCTCTCACAGCAGGTCGAGGAGGTCCGGTCGGCGTACTCGGAGGCCGTCTTCACGGTCGAAGGGTCGTTCCCCGCCGCTGAGGTGGTCGGCGACGAGATGCTGAGCTCCGTGTTCCGGAACCTGCTGCGGAACGCGGTCCAGCACAACGACGAGACCCCGCCGACGGTGACGGTGTCGGCGACCGCCGAGAAGGCCGACGGCGTCGCGGAGGTGCGGATCGCGGACAATGGGCCGGGGATCCCCGAAGATCAGCGCGACGAGGTGTTCGGGAAAGGCGAGAAGGGACTCGACAGCCCGGGGGCGGGGATCGGCCTGTACCTGGTCCGGTCGCTGGTCGAGATATACGACGGCGACGTGTGGATCGAGGACAACGAACCGAAGGGAACGGTGTTCGTCGTCAGGCTACCGCTCTGTGACGGGTAG
- a CDS encoding acyl-CoA dehydrogenase family protein, protein MEFQLTDEQKQLREEVRKFAEEEIRPVATEYDVEEEYPHEIMDKAADMGLLAPHVPVEYGGIGYSSLENAILTEELFAADPGIGLCISSAGFGAEALMEFGTDGQKERVLPEVTAGDAVMGSAISEPQAGSDVTSVATRAEKDGDEWVINGSKMWITNGTVADYFVVVCETDPEIEDRYSGYSQILVEGDRDGLTTDKITGKLGIRASDTAELRFDDVRVPEENLIGQRGMGFLQLMQFFDETRTAVAAQGVGIARGAAERALEYAEEREQFDRPISDFQAIKHKLAEMHTNTEAARWLTYRSAWAVDNEAGDLTALASMAKEFASRTAVEVADEAVQVHGGAGFVNDHDVERLYRDAKITQIYEGTTEIQKNIVARELLDEGV, encoded by the coding sequence ATGGAGTTCCAGCTAACGGACGAGCAGAAGCAGCTACGCGAGGAGGTACGGAAGTTCGCCGAGGAGGAGATCCGACCGGTCGCCACGGAGTACGACGTCGAAGAGGAGTACCCGCACGAGATCATGGACAAGGCCGCCGACATGGGACTGTTAGCGCCGCACGTCCCGGTCGAGTACGGCGGTATCGGCTACTCGTCGCTGGAGAACGCGATCTTGACCGAGGAGCTGTTCGCGGCCGACCCGGGGATCGGCCTGTGTATCTCCAGCGCCGGGTTCGGCGCGGAGGCGCTGATGGAGTTCGGCACGGACGGACAGAAGGAGCGCGTCCTGCCCGAAGTGACCGCCGGCGACGCGGTGATGGGATCGGCCATCTCGGAGCCGCAGGCGGGTTCGGACGTGACCTCGGTCGCGACCCGGGCCGAGAAGGACGGCGACGAGTGGGTGATAAACGGCTCGAAGATGTGGATCACGAACGGTACCGTCGCCGACTACTTCGTCGTCGTCTGCGAGACGGACCCCGAGATCGAGGACCGCTACTCGGGCTACTCGCAGATACTCGTCGAGGGCGACCGCGACGGGCTCACCACCGACAAGATAACCGGCAAGCTCGGGATCCGCGCGAGCGACACCGCGGAGCTGCGCTTCGACGACGTGCGGGTGCCGGAGGAGAACCTGATCGGCCAGCGCGGGATGGGCTTTCTCCAACTCATGCAGTTCTTCGACGAGACCCGGACCGCCGTGGCGGCGCAGGGGGTCGGGATCGCCCGCGGCGCGGCCGAGCGCGCGCTGGAGTACGCGGAGGAGCGCGAGCAGTTCGACCGCCCAATCTCCGACTTTCAGGCGATCAAACACAAGCTCGCGGAGATGCACACGAACACGGAGGCCGCCCGCTGGCTCACCTACCGCTCCGCGTGGGCGGTCGACAACGAGGCCGGCGACCTGACGGCGCTCGCGTCGATGGCCAAGGAGTTCGCCTCCCGGACCGCGGTCGAGGTCGCCGACGAGGCGGTCCAGGTCCACGGGGGCGCGGGCTTCGTCAACGACCACGACGTCGAGCGCCTCTACCGCGACGCGAAGATCACCCAGATCTACGAGGGAACCACCGAGATACAGAAGAACATCGTCGCCCGGGAGCTGCTCGACGAGGGAGTCTGA
- a CDS encoding ATP-binding protein, with amino-acid sequence MESESRVEVLYVNDEDQLRELVATQLRDESDRIRVSTADSAASGSRRLANGAIDCVLCDHHMPGETGLDFLKRVREDRPDLPFILFTRTGDEAVASESIEAGVTDYIIQEAIENQAPLLARKIITYVEHHRTKREVDRRNGRLREIAAVTDQVWWVFSPTWDELGFINDGHEAIFGQPVAELRDDPTSFLERIHDDDADRVRQAMEAVSAGDPQVVQYRVAKSDGIRLWVESRCTPVTDESGTVTSLVGLTRDITDRKLYQRELTETVDQLEEFTATVSHDLRNPINVAAGNIRLAAAEGESEPLDTAFDAIERMDALIEELLTLAKEGKTVGERRPVPFEGVVARSFENVRAPETTLRVTGSVELSCDPARLTEAFENLVRNAVEHGRSDVTITAGVFPDESGLYIEDDGPGIPPEARDRTFEKGHTTRKDGSGFGLAIVERIVNAHGWDVRIADGETGGARFEVVF; translated from the coding sequence ATGGAGAGCGAATCGCGCGTCGAGGTCCTCTACGTCAACGACGAAGACCAGCTCCGCGAGCTGGTCGCCACGCAGCTGCGCGACGAGAGCGACCGTATCCGCGTCAGCACGGCGGACTCGGCCGCGAGCGGTTCCCGGCGGTTGGCGAACGGAGCGATCGACTGCGTACTCTGTGATCATCACATGCCGGGGGAGACGGGGTTAGACTTCCTGAAACGGGTCCGCGAGGACCGCCCTGACCTCCCGTTCATCCTCTTCACGAGGACCGGAGACGAGGCGGTCGCGAGCGAGAGCATCGAGGCCGGCGTCACCGACTACATCATTCAGGAGGCCATCGAGAACCAAGCGCCGCTGCTGGCGCGGAAGATCATCACCTACGTCGAACACCATCGCACGAAACGGGAGGTCGACCGACGGAACGGGCGACTCCGCGAGATCGCCGCCGTGACGGACCAAGTCTGGTGGGTGTTCTCACCGACGTGGGACGAACTGGGCTTCATCAACGACGGCCACGAGGCGATATTCGGACAGCCGGTGGCGGAGCTCCGCGACGACCCGACCTCGTTTCTCGAACGGATACACGACGACGACGCGGACCGCGTGCGGCAGGCGATGGAAGCTGTGTCGGCGGGCGACCCGCAGGTCGTTCAGTACAGGGTCGCGAAGTCCGACGGGATCCGGCTCTGGGTCGAGTCGCGGTGTACTCCCGTCACCGACGAGAGCGGCACGGTCACCTCGCTCGTCGGGCTGACGCGCGATATCACGGACCGGAAGCTGTACCAGCGGGAGCTGACCGAGACGGTCGACCAGCTGGAGGAGTTCACCGCGACCGTGTCTCACGACCTGCGGAATCCGATCAACGTCGCGGCCGGGAACATCCGACTCGCGGCCGCGGAGGGAGAGAGCGAGCCGCTCGACACGGCGTTCGACGCGATCGAGCGGATGGACGCGCTCATCGAGGAACTCCTGACGCTCGCGAAGGAGGGGAAGACGGTCGGCGAACGGCGTCCGGTACCGTTCGAGGGGGTCGTCGCACGGAGCTTCGAGAACGTCCGCGCGCCGGAGACGACGCTCCGGGTCACCGGGAGCGTGGAACTCTCGTGTGACCCGGCCCGGCTCACGGAGGCGTTCGAGAACCTCGTCCGCAACGCCGTCGAACACGGCCGCAGCGACGTGACTATCACGGCCGGGGTGTTCCCCGACGAGAGCGGCCTGTACATCGAAGACGACGGTCCCGGGATCCCGCCCGAAGCGCGCGACCGCACCTTCGAGAAGGGCCACACGACCCGGAAAGACGGCAGCGGGTTCGGGCTGGCGATCGTCGAACGCATCGTCAACGCCCACGGCTGGGACGTTCGGATCGCCGACGGTGAGACGGGAGGTGCCCGCTTCGAGGTCGTGTTCTGA
- a CDS encoding aminotransferase class I/II-fold pyridoxal phosphate-dependent enzyme yields MRLSDRARTLPESGIRKFFELAEARDDVISLGVGEPDFSAPWTARTAAIDSLERGKTSYTANRGMAALRERIADHHGRYDQSYDPGEEILVTTGASEAVDLAFRALVDPGDTVAVHEPTYISYGPGIELAGGEQLTVPTRAEDDFALTRSALEAAGAAEADLLVLCYPNNPTGATMTDEQLAEVAAFCRDNDLRVVADEIYAALTYGGDHASIATQPGMRERTVVVNGFSKAYAMTGLRLGYALGPAEAIDAMNRIHQYTMLSAPTTPQYAAIEALDRCDDEVAEMVDEYDRRRRLVVSRFNEMGLDTFEPGGAFYAFPDCGGDDEAFAEELLEAQGVAVVPGSVFGEGGSGHLRVSYATSMRELKEATDRIVAFVEGRD; encoded by the coding sequence ATGAGGCTCTCCGACCGCGCGCGCACCCTCCCGGAGTCGGGGATTCGAAAGTTCTTCGAACTCGCGGAGGCGCGCGACGACGTGATCTCCTTGGGCGTCGGCGAGCCGGACTTCTCCGCGCCGTGGACCGCCCGCACGGCCGCGATCGACTCGCTGGAGCGCGGCAAGACCTCCTACACCGCGAACCGCGGGATGGCCGCGCTCCGCGAGCGGATCGCCGACCACCACGGCCGCTACGACCAGTCGTACGACCCGGGCGAGGAGATCCTCGTCACGACCGGCGCGAGCGAGGCGGTCGATCTGGCCTTCCGGGCCTTGGTCGACCCCGGCGACACGGTCGCGGTCCACGAGCCGACGTACATCTCGTACGGCCCGGGGATCGAACTCGCGGGCGGCGAGCAGCTGACGGTCCCGACGCGGGCCGAAGACGACTTCGCGCTGACGCGGTCGGCGCTCGAAGCGGCGGGCGCGGCCGAGGCCGATCTCCTCGTGCTCTGTTACCCGAACAATCCCACGGGCGCGACGATGACCGACGAGCAGCTGGCGGAGGTCGCCGCGTTCTGCCGCGACAACGACCTCCGGGTGGTCGCCGACGAGATATACGCCGCGCTCACCTACGGCGGCGACCACGCCTCGATCGCCACTCAGCCGGGGATGCGCGAGCGCACGGTCGTCGTCAACGGCTTCTCGAAGGCGTACGCGATGACGGGGCTGCGGCTGGGGTACGCCTTGGGGCCCGCCGAGGCCATCGACGCGATGAACCGGATCCACCAGTACACGATGCTGTCGGCACCGACGACGCCGCAGTACGCCGCGATCGAAGCGCTCGACCGGTGCGACGACGAGGTGGCGGAGATGGTCGACGAGTACGACCGCCGCCGGCGGCTGGTCGTCTCGCGGTTCAACGAGATGGGGCTCGACACGTTCGAGCCGGGCGGCGCGTTCTACGCGTTCCCCGACTGCGGCGGCGACGACGAGGCGTTCGCCGAGGAGCTACTGGAGGCGCAGGGCGTCGCGGTCGTCCCCGGCTCCGTCTTCGGTGAGGGCGGATCGGGCCACCTCCGCGTGTCGTACGCGACCTCGATGCGCGAGCTGAAGGAGGCGACCGACCGCATCGTGGCGTTCGTCGAGGGGCGGGACTGA
- a CDS encoding Lrp/AsnC family transcriptional regulator, producing the protein MDAEREVLDVLARNAREDIDDIAAQTGLDAAAVEAAIESLETDGVVHGYQAVVDWDRVDEGKIRAVVEINVELDRETGYEQVADRIAKFPAVDALHLVSGDYDFAVEVLGENMQDVSEFISEQVAPMPAVTQTVTHYIMETYKDGGIRFEDGDDDDRLSVSP; encoded by the coding sequence ATGGACGCCGAGCGCGAGGTACTCGACGTGTTGGCGCGGAACGCCCGCGAGGACATCGACGACATCGCGGCCCAGACGGGCCTCGACGCGGCCGCGGTCGAGGCGGCGATCGAGTCGCTGGAGACGGACGGCGTCGTCCACGGCTATCAGGCCGTCGTCGACTGGGACCGCGTCGACGAGGGAAAGATCCGCGCGGTCGTCGAGATCAACGTCGAACTCGACCGCGAGACGGGGTACGAGCAGGTGGCCGACCGGATCGCGAAGTTCCCCGCGGTCGACGCCTTACACCTCGTCTCGGGCGACTACGACTTCGCCGTCGAGGTGCTCGGCGAGAACATGCAGGACGTCTCCGAGTTCATCTCCGAGCAGGTCGCGCCCATGCCGGCGGTCACCCAGACGGTGACCCATTACATCATGGAGACGTACAAGGACGGCGGGATCCGGTTCGAGGACGGCGACGACGACGACCGCCTCTCCGTGTCGCCATGA
- a CDS encoding aldo/keto reductase produces MASDTSGRSETFDIGGELTVDRLGFGAMRITGEDIIGTPGDEDEAKEVLRRAVDLGVDFVDTADSYGPGVSERLIGEALGDPDDAVVASKAGLLRNREGDWLPHGDPDFLKNQVLCSLDRLGTDEIDLYQYHRPDPDTDFEESVHAFAEMKDAGQIAHVGLSNVTVEQLETAMEIVDVATVQNRYNVGHRDDEDVLRACEENDVGFIPWGPMYAVEEGESAETLAEVAARRDATPQQVALAWLLDHSDVTLPIPGTSSVDHLESNVAAADLSLTDEDRTALDAVDAQ; encoded by the coding sequence ATGGCTTCAGACACCAGCGGCAGGAGCGAGACGTTCGACATCGGCGGCGAGCTGACCGTCGACCGCCTCGGCTTCGGCGCGATGCGGATCACGGGCGAGGACATCATCGGGACTCCCGGCGACGAGGACGAGGCGAAGGAGGTCCTCCGACGGGCCGTGGACCTCGGCGTCGACTTCGTCGACACCGCCGACTCCTACGGGCCCGGCGTCTCGGAGCGCCTCATCGGCGAGGCGCTCGGCGACCCCGACGACGCCGTCGTCGCCTCGAAGGCCGGCCTACTCCGCAACCGCGAAGGCGACTGGCTCCCCCACGGCGACCCGGACTTCCTGAAGAACCAAGTCCTGTGTAGCCTCGATCGGCTCGGAACCGACGAGATCGACCTCTACCAGTACCACCGCCCCGATCCGGACACCGACTTCGAGGAGTCGGTCCACGCGTTCGCGGAGATGAAAGACGCCGGCCAGATCGCCCACGTCGGCCTCTCGAACGTCACCGTCGAGCAGTTGGAGACCGCGATGGAGATCGTCGACGTCGCCACGGTCCAGAACCGGTACAACGTCGGCCACCGCGACGACGAGGACGTGTTGCGCGCCTGTGAGGAGAACGACGTGGGGTTCATCCCGTGGGGACCGATGTACGCGGTCGAAGAGGGCGAGTCGGCCGAGACCTTAGCGGAGGTCGCCGCCCGGCGCGACGCGACGCCCCAGCAGGTCGCGCTGGCGTGGCTGCTCGACCACTCCGACGTGACGCTGCCGATCCCCGGCACGTCGAGCGTCGACCACCTCGAATCTAACGTCGCGGCCGCCGACCTGTCGCTGACCGACGAGGACCGCACCGCGCTGGACGCCGTCGACGCGCAGTAG
- a CDS encoding adenylosuccinate synthase produces MTLTIVGSQLGDEGKGALVDRWGGDADVVVRYQGGDNAGHTVVEGGAEYKLSLVPSGAVRGTVGILGNGCVVNPKTLFTEIDDLRERGLDPDVRVARRAHVIMPYHRVLDGIEEEVKADDDAGDAVGTTGRGIGPTYEDKAGRRGVRIADLLDPAVLREKLEYVVPQKRALVEDVYGLDLDDKQEAAFDVDALHETYAAIGERLADEGMTVNCSDYLHRRREAGDEILFEGAQGTHIDVDHGNYPFVTSSNPTAGGAAVGSGVGVTTVGDGEVVGIVKAYLSRVGEGPLPTELDGDADEETLADEIREKGGEFGTVTGRPRRIGWLDLPMLRHAARVSGFTGVAVNHVDVLAGLDELKVCTGYELDGEELDTVPTTTERWERCEPVFAELDTWEEFDSAAVAEEGYDALPAAAREYLEFVADEIDTPIYAVGVGPDREETVELTNPFDE; encoded by the coding sequence ATGACACTCACCATCGTCGGCTCCCAGCTCGGCGACGAGGGCAAGGGCGCGCTCGTCGACCGATGGGGAGGGGACGCGGACGTCGTAGTCCGTTATCAGGGCGGCGACAACGCCGGCCACACCGTCGTCGAAGGCGGCGCGGAGTACAAGCTCTCCTTGGTTCCGAGCGGCGCGGTCCGCGGGACCGTCGGGATTCTCGGAAACGGCTGCGTCGTCAACCCCAAGACGCTGTTCACGGAGATCGACGACCTGCGCGAGCGGGGACTCGACCCGGACGTTCGCGTCGCCCGTCGCGCGCACGTCATCATGCCGTACCACCGCGTGCTGGACGGCATCGAGGAGGAGGTCAAGGCGGACGACGACGCCGGCGACGCGGTCGGCACGACCGGCCGCGGCATCGGTCCGACCTACGAGGACAAGGCCGGCCGGCGCGGGGTCCGGATCGCCGACCTGCTCGACCCGGCGGTGCTCCGCGAGAAGCTGGAGTACGTCGTCCCGCAGAAGCGCGCGCTCGTCGAGGACGTGTACGGGCTCGACCTCGACGACAAGCAGGAGGCCGCCTTCGACGTCGACGCGCTCCACGAGACGTACGCCGCCATCGGCGAGCGCCTCGCCGACGAGGGGATGACCGTCAACTGCTCCGACTACCTCCACCGCCGCCGCGAGGCGGGCGACGAGATCCTCTTCGAGGGCGCACAGGGGACCCACATCGACGTCGATCACGGGAACTACCCGTTCGTCACCTCCTCGAACCCGACCGCTGGCGGCGCGGCCGTCGGCTCCGGCGTCGGTGTCACGACGGTGGGCGACGGCGAGGTGGTCGGCATCGTGAAGGCGTACCTCTCCCGTGTGGGCGAGGGCCCGCTCCCGACGGAACTCGACGGCGACGCCGACGAGGAGACGCTCGCGGACGAGATCCGCGAGAAGGGCGGCGAGTTCGGTACGGTCACCGGACGGCCGCGCCGCATCGGCTGGCTCGACCTCCCAATGCTCCGACACGCCGCCCGCGTCTCCGGTTTCACGGGCGTCGCGGTCAACCACGTCGACGTGCTCGCCGGACTCGACGAGCTGAAGGTATGTACGGGGTACGAACTCGACGGAGAAGAGCTCGACACCGTCCCCACTACGACCGAGCGGTGGGAGCGCTGCGAGCCGGTGTTCGCTGAGCTCGACACGTGGGAGGAGTTCGACTCGGCCGCGGTCGCCGAGGAAGGGTACGACGCGCTTCCCGCGGCCGCCCGCGAGTACCTGGAGTTCGTCGCCGACGAGATCGACACCCCGATCTACGCCGTCGGCGTCGGCCCCGACCGCGAGGAGACCGTCGAGCTGACGAACCCGTTCGACGAGTAG
- a CDS encoding NUDIX domain-containing protein, with the protein METTRHFTATTYIVNDGATALHEHERLGIRLPPGGHVDRDELPHEAARREVREETGLAAELVATESSITGPNTRGLPEPAHLMLHDINVHEDGSVGHQHVDHLYYARVDSREIAPDGDDEVDPERWRWYTPAELAASDLPADVVDLGREAIAAVGDD; encoded by the coding sequence ATGGAGACGACGCGTCACTTCACGGCGACGACGTACATCGTCAACGACGGGGCGACCGCCCTTCACGAACACGAGCGGCTCGGCATTCGGCTGCCGCCCGGCGGCCACGTCGACCGCGACGAACTCCCGCACGAGGCCGCGCGGCGCGAGGTCCGCGAGGAGACGGGGCTGGCGGCCGAACTGGTCGCGACGGAGTCGTCGATAACGGGCCCGAACACGCGCGGACTCCCGGAGCCGGCCCACCTCATGCTCCACGACATCAACGTCCACGAGGACGGGTCCGTGGGCCACCAGCACGTCGATCACCTCTACTACGCCCGGGTCGACTCCCGCGAGATCGCCCCCGACGGCGACGACGAGGTCGACCCGGAGCGCTGGCGCTGGTACACCCCGGCGGAACTCGCGGCGAGCGATCTCCCCGCCGACGTCGTCGACCTCGGCCGGGAGGCGATCGCCGCCGTCGGCGACGACTGA
- a CDS encoding cupin domain-containing protein, whose amino-acid sequence MTPVNADDLSWTTPDAENANWRRKQLGEAAGGDALGCSLYELPPGERSWPYHYHTANEEALYVLAGEGTLRLDGETHPLRPGEFAAFPADASGGHRVVNDGDATLRYLVVSTMREPEVTVYPDSEKFGVYVGSPPGGRGSRSLEGYYRVDDDVDYWEGEAGGTERTNE is encoded by the coding sequence ATGACTCCCGTCAACGCGGACGACCTGTCGTGGACGACGCCCGACGCCGAGAACGCCAACTGGCGGCGGAAGCAACTCGGCGAGGCCGCCGGGGGCGACGCGCTCGGCTGTAGCCTCTACGAGCTCCCGCCCGGGGAACGCTCGTGGCCGTACCACTATCACACCGCCAACGAGGAGGCGCTGTACGTCCTCGCCGGAGAGGGGACGCTGCGGCTCGACGGGGAGACACACCCGCTCCGCCCGGGCGAGTTCGCCGCGTTCCCGGCCGATGCGTCCGGTGGCCACCGCGTCGTGAACGACGGCGACGCGACGCTCCGGTATCTCGTCGTCTCGACGATGCGCGAGCCGGAGGTGACGGTGTACCCGGACTCGGAGAAGTTCGGCGTGTACGTCGGTTCGCCGCCCGGCGGGCGCGGGTCGCGCTCGCTGGAGGGGTACTATCGGGTCGACGACGACGTCGACTACTGGGAGGGCGAAGCGGGCGGAACGGAGAGAACGAACGAATAG
- a CDS encoding transcription initiation factor IIB codes for MSENLRTYTTEHVDESETESETEEEELRCPECGGQLATDTEHGETVCVDCGLVVEEDEIDRGPEWRAFDSKEKDNKSRVGAPTTNMMHDKGLSTNIGWQDKDAYGKSLSSRQREKMQRLRTWNERFRTRDSKERNLKQALGEIDRMASALGLPDNVRETASVIYRRALDEDLLPGRSIEGVSTSSLYAAARQAGTPRSLDEIAAVSRVEKDEIARTYRYVVRELKLEIQPADPESYVPRFASDLGLSDEAERRARSLLETAKEQGIHSGKSPVGLAAAAVYAASLLVNEKVTQSEVSEVANISEVTIRNRYHELLEAEDSVALN; via the coding sequence ATGAGCGAGAACCTTCGAACGTACACGACAGAGCACGTCGACGAGAGCGAGACCGAGTCGGAAACCGAGGAGGAGGAGCTTCGGTGCCCGGAGTGCGGCGGACAGTTAGCGACCGACACGGAGCACGGCGAGACCGTCTGCGTCGACTGCGGGCTCGTCGTCGAGGAAGACGAGATCGACCGCGGCCCGGAGTGGCGCGCCTTCGACTCCAAGGAGAAGGACAACAAGTCGCGCGTCGGGGCCCCGACGACGAACATGATGCACGACAAGGGGCTGTCGACGAACATCGGCTGGCAGGACAAAGACGCCTACGGCAAGTCGCTGTCCAGCCGCCAGCGCGAGAAGATGCAGCGGCTGCGGACGTGGAACGAGCGGTTCCGCACCCGCGACTCGAAAGAGCGCAACCTCAAGCAGGCGCTCGGCGAGATCGACCGGATGGCGAGCGCGCTCGGCCTCCCGGACAACGTCCGCGAGACCGCCTCCGTCATCTACCGTCGCGCGCTCGACGAGGACCTGCTTCCCGGCCGCTCCATCGAGGGCGTCTCGACGTCATCGCTGTACGCCGCCGCCCGGCAGGCGGGGACGCCGCGCAGTCTCGACGAGATCGCGGCCGTCTCCCGGGTGGAGAAAGACGAGATCGCCCGGACGTACCGCTACGTCGTCCGCGAGCTGAAACTGGAGATCCAGCCCGCCGACCCCGAGAGCTACGTCCCGCGGTTCGCCTCCGACCTCGGCCTCTCCGACGAGGCCGAGCGCCGTGCCCGCAGCCTGCTCGAAACCGCGAAGGAACAGGGGATCCACTCCGGCAAGTCGCCGGTCGGGCTCGCGGCCGCGGCCGTCTACGCCGCCTCGCTCCTCGTCAACGAGAAGGTGACCCAGAGCGAGGTCAGCGAGGTCGCGAACATCAGCGAGGTCACCATCCGAAACCGGTACCACGAGCTCCTCGAAGCCGAGGACTCGGTCGCACTGAACTGA